The sequence tgaatattaagagcttccgctgttgcatactaaaataaggataagatttggagtccatgtttgtatgatattatgtaaaaactgcattcaagaaacatatgtcgatgtaatatatttctattataaaccattatgtaatggtcgtgtgtaaacagtatattttagattatcattatttgataatctacgtaatgctttttaaacctttatagataaaataaaggttatggttgttttaaaaatgaatgcagtctttgaaaaagtctcatatagaggtcaaaacctcgcgacgaaatcaattaatatggaacgtttataatcaatatgaacgggacatttcacatacaaGTTAGTCATGGATGATGATCGAATTTAGATTCttatataattgttcattaaaaaaaATATCTATGTGATATTGGTTTTCATTATTGATTTCACGAATGcggttgaattttttttaaaaacaaatatcatttaatattagttttattctAAATGATTTTATCGTTATCTAAGTGATAACTAAAAAAAATTTCCTCACTTACAACTTCAATATGTTTGAATGAAGTAAGTATGACATGCTAGTTTAGTCATATTGACTAACAATACTTCTAACTTAGTCTACCATTTTTTACTGGCTAGATAGTGATAAAGTTAAAATGTGCACTTGTAAGGATCGCCAAAGAAAAAGCTACGAAAAGTCATGTAGAAAGTAAACTAAATTGTTTATTCCATTGCACTTGACTCATTTGAATTATGTGATCTTATGAACGTTAAAGAAAGACTAAGGACATATTGTTAATAATTTCCCTGTGTTAATAATAACAAATAGTTGCAAATAACAATTGATAATCGAATTTCAAATTCTAACACATACCCCGTATGATAGAATTAGAGTACTGGATGTTGTTTTATATGAATAAAAAAAAGCATCAAATTAGCTTAAGACTTTGATGGTTGTTCGGAAAAGATATTTTAATTTAAAAGTAAATATAAATACTTAACCAAATATAAAGGGAGCAGAATTTACGTGAAAGTTCAAGTTAAGCCAAGTCACCATGCCACATCATCGTGTGGATTTAATTGTGTAAAAAAAATGGAGTGGTTCTAGAATTTCTCTTTCTCTTCTCGAGAAATTCTACAACCACACACTATTTTTACACAAATAAATTCACTCGGTGACATGGCAAAATGACTAGGACCACTTGCTAGTAACTACTCCCTATTATTTCGGGACTTATTTATGATTATTATCTCCACTTTTAAATTGATTATATTTTCGAAAACAATTGATTATATTTTCCAGACTCTCTTTCTGACGCTTGAACGTATTGAGGCCAAAGAAACCGTGTTTCCAAATTCACATTTAACATGAACTATAAAAAGTTAGAAAACTACAATTGATAATTCAATATTTAAAATTGTTACACATGTGAAAGAAACAGATTGCTATATGTTGTTTGTGTAAGTAACTAAAGACTTCAATTTATCTTTAGAAGTAGTCTCTTCCTCCACAAATATGTCTAACTGAATCCACAATTTTATAAAGAAAAGTAACCAAGGGTCAAACACTTAAAAGACACAAAGTACTAAGAAATATCAAAAAGATACAGACCATCAATGGAAGATAAAATGCCTTAGTTGGTGGTATAGAGTAGCTAAACAAACAATCATAATCATGCCATAAACTGATAAAACACTGAAATTAAACTGCTACACAACATCTATGGATGATAAAATGCCTTAGTTGGTGGTCCAAATGGCATATTTTGAGCGTTAAATGCTGTACTCATGGAGTTGGTATGTGATGATTGCGGAATTTGGACACCTAACTGTTGCAGTTGCGGATATACTTGCTGAAAAACATAACCGTTTTGTGAAGAATACAGTGGTTGTTGCAAATTATAACTAGGAATGAATCCACCATAATGAAGCGGGAAATTTGTATACCCATGATTTATATCACTTGGAGCATAATAGTCAAATTGATTTGCCTGCAATTAAAATTTCAAACATTTAAATATCAAGTCATACACATTGAATGATAATGACACACATTAGTTTTACTAGTTACGAGCTTTAGTGAGGGTGTCAACATATATATAAGAAACCACGTTAagaatctaacacacaaacataTATTTCCAAGATAAGCATAGATTTAAATTAACCTGGCCATATAACACCTCTTTTTTCTTAGATTGTTTTGTTTCATCATCTGCATCTCCACAACCAAGCTCATTAACATCTGAATTTTGAAAGTTCTGCAATCACCATTAAAGAGAATGGTTAGATTTATTAATTtttctattgaaataaatgatataGTTTGATTACCTTCTTCTTTTTCTGGGCGCCTCTAACAATTTTTTCAGACTTAGACTGTGGTCTCTTACTCGGGGGACGACCTTTTCTTTGCACCTTTGGAGGATTACGAATCTTAACATCTTCGTTGTTACAAGCACTGATTTGAGGCGTGCACATGGGGCTAATAGTGCTATTTTTATTACCTAAAATTTCACTCTTTAATTCATGAACTCGTACAAGTACAAGATTACATTTTTCGTCTAGCTCGGATGCCAAATCTGCCACTTCAGAGAAAGCATGACACATTTTATCATAACGACACCCAACATCCGAGACAACCCAATCATTGTAATTCACTTTCACTTTAGTATGTATCCTCTTAACATCTTTTCTCCATCTTCGTAAGATATATTTATTTGGAACCAAATATTATTTCTCATTGGTGAGTACTGTAAGTGTGTGCCTACACAACATTCCTCTAAATTCAAACAAGCGACATATACATCTAATATCACACTCTTCAATTGAGTTTCCCTTTTTAAAGCAAACAACAAAGTTCTTTTTCAGTAAATTTCCGTTGTCCACTACATCCTCAATGACTTCATATTCTACATACTCATCATGTGACATTATAGAGCCAATCCCACAGTACATTTTCACAGTCAACTCATCCCTGAACTCTTTAAACTTTGCATTGGTTAAAACATCTTTCATTTGTTTTTCCATTGCATAACGGGTAACTGAAGGGTACTATGAATTGTAAGAATTAAAATCTTCTATGTTCTCTTTCTCAACCCTATCCTTCATTGCATTTTCATATTGTTCCACAAATTGCTTTAGTGTAGTTTTCCTATTTACATATTTATCAAAAAAAGAATTAATACTCTCACTACGTTGTGTAGTAGACATACCAGCCCAAAAGATATCTTTAACGTAACAAGGGACCCATCGTTTTCTTTCGACATACAAGACATTTAGCCATCTATTCTTTTGGAGCTTACATATTTTTATCATTGTATACCAGGCAGCTTCAAATTCACTAGGAGTCAAAGAACCATACAAATTCTTTTTAAGCTTGTActtgattaatttgtatttttttaatttGCCCAATTTTTCAGGAATCTTTTTCGTGATATGCCACAAACACTACCTGAAATCAATTAAAATAACAAAAACATTTAGACGTTAAACTATAAaactatgataatattaaaaaataattTCTATAATATTGATAGTAAAGGATAAATTTGTAATACTATATTTACAGTACtactttttagagtttaaaaaacaAAGTTTTGATTTCAAAATCAAGATATGACTTTTACTTTCCGTTTGTTTCACGTTCTAGTGATgccatgtaatcaattaccatgtACCTGTGGCGTATACCAGGAAATACAATTTCAATTGAATTTTTCATTTCTTGATCTTGGTCAGTAATAATGGCATTAGGAGCACGTCCCGACATACACGATAGCCAAGTTCGAAAGATCCATGTAAATGTTCTAACATCTTCATTTGATATCAATCCACAACCAAATAATATTGATTGTCCATGATGATTTACCCCTACGAAAGGAGCCATTGGCATCTCATACTTATTTGTCAAGTATGTTGTATCAAATGTCACAATGTCCCCAAATTCCTCATAAGCTGCCTTACACCTGCCCAAAACAAACTCTTTAGTCTGTTTTCCTCGTCTAGTTCCCATGCGTAAAAAAAATCACGATCAATTGATTGAATCTTTACGAAGTAACCTTGAATTGCTTCCGCATCACCTTCTCCAAGTTTTAACCGTTTAACTTTATCAATATAATTACGACAATCTTTTTCTCAAAATGGTAGATTTTCATATCCCCCGCTCTCTATGACCAACGTATTGAAAATTTTATTCATTCTTACACCGGCTCTTTGGTGAAGTTCAAGCTGTCTCTTCACATGTCAATTTACTACCCGATAACAACGATAAAATCGTCCTTTGCTCGGACTAAAAGGGTGATTATGTTCGAGGTAAACTTTCGATAGATGCCACTTATTATCAACCCCGAAAACTCCTCTAATTCTTGCATGACAATCTGTTTTTGTAGTTGGGCGAGGGTTCAAACTATTCTTTGATTTAGAAACTGACTTCTGAGCCCGATTACATGCAAAAGTAACATACTTTAAAGTTTCATCTTATTCCGACTTTTGGGAAGATCTTTTATACACATCAAATCCCACTTTCTTTCCATAGGTTGCATAAAAATTTGCAAGGtcttcaattgtttcaaaagtcATGCCAATTTTTGGTTCTTTAACTGTTTCATGACGTTGAACACTCTCACAATTGTTTTCTTGAGCACACCCATTCTCGTGAGATTCTCCCTCCTCATAACCGGTTTCTTTTTCCATTTCAATATAACATTTCCTACAATTAAGAAAAATGCATATTCTGATCAACGAATAATTAACTTTGACTTGTCTGTAAAACATAGACATGAAATAAAAGTACTAAGCATCAAAGAATTTCTAAAATGTAAACCTTATATTTGAATGGATTAACTATGTGAACTGATATTAATAAAAGTGTATAATAAAGGTTACTAAaggatgattattattgttattaaaaaaaaaaaaacaatgaaaCAAGTGATGGGCATGAATTCTCAAAACATTAATATACGAACGCACCAACAAAGATACAAAATAAGATGAAGTACTAACATCTTTTGTCTAACCCTATTACCACAAAAATCAATGAACTCCATACTTCATTGTCGTACATAAGTTATGAAAAAAACGGATATTCGTTACGAAAAATTTAATACTTACTCTGTCATTCCTTCCACATCAGTTTTCTTATATTGAATTTCATCTTTTTCCATATTCCCAGTTTCTGGAATTCCGAGTGTTTCTTCATTATCTGATAAATAATCGTCATCATCCAAAGGAGAAGTAAAAGATGATTCCTCCGATTGAGGTGGTGAAGAAGATAAAGAAGAAGAATTACTCATCGATATATTGATAAAGATGCATATGTCACGTACGGTGCATATAGTTTAACCTAGTAAGTAATTAGTTGATATTTTTTTATTTGGAAAAGATATTTAATTAGGAAGTTAGAATAATGAACCTAAATAAATGGAGGCAGTTATAAAAGGAATAAATGGAGGCTAATTTGGATTTACATGTCATCTTGCCATGTCAGTGAGTGGTGCTAATTGTGTGAAAGTTGAGGGAGTCTAGAATTTCTCTTCACGAGTGCTTGTAACAACGAAGACGTTAAGATTCGTAATCCTCCGAAGGTGCAAAGAAAAGGTCGTCCCCCGAGTAAGAGACCACAGTCTAGGTCTGAAAAAATTGTTAGAGGCGCCCAGAAAAAGAAGAAGGTAATCAAACTATATCATTTATTTCGATAGAAAAATTAATAAATCTAACCATTTTCTCTTTAATGGTGATTGTAGAACTTGCAAAATTCAGATGTTAATGAGCTTGGTTGTGGAGATGCAGATGATGAAACAAAACAATCTAAGAAAAAAGAAGTGTTATATGGCCAGGTTAATTTAGTTCTATGCTTATCTTGGAAATATATATTTGTGTGTTAGATTCTTAACGTGGTTTCTTATATATATGTTGACAACCTCACTAAAGCTCGTAACTAGTAAAACTAATGTGTGTCATTATCATTCAATGTGTATGACTTGATATTTAAACGTTTGAAATTTTAATTGCAGGCAAATCAATTTGACTATTATGCTCCAAGTGATATAAATCATGGGTA comes from Rutidosis leptorrhynchoides isolate AG116_Rl617_1_P2 chromosome 4, CSIRO_AGI_Rlap_v1, whole genome shotgun sequence and encodes:
- the LOC139840885 gene encoding protein FAR1-RELATED SEQUENCE 8-like gives rise to the protein MGTRRGKQTKEFVLGRCKAAYEEFGDIVTFDTTYLTNKYEMPMAPFVGVNHHGQSILFGCGLISNEDVRTFTWIFRTWLSCMSGRAPNAIITDQDQEMKNSIEIVFPGIRHRYMCLWHITKKIPEKLGKLKKYKLIKYKLKKNLYGSLTPSEFEAAWKTTLKQFVEQYENAMKDRVEKENIEDFNSYNS